A region of the Struthio camelus isolate bStrCam1 chromosome 4, bStrCam1.hap1, whole genome shotgun sequence genome:
ACTGTAATTCAGGGCATTTCAATATGTCTAAATTTTGCAGTAAACTTGTTCCATTAATTCTCATCTTCTACCCATTGCTAGTATTTTGAATACTTGCTAGTAGCAAGACTACTAACTACAGAAGGAGCCATAGAATAAGGGGTGAGTTAGTATGTTTGTGTAAGCTAAAATAATGTGGTTTGCCTCCACTCTGATATTCAAAAACTCTCAGCATTAAACCAGTGCTGTTTGtgtgtagtttttctttttgttttagcatGGCATTTAGGAAGGCCAAGAAAGTCTCCGTTCCTTGGcctcttttcatttaaatgacCTTGTGTATCAGCTGTGCACTACTGCCCAAcaagatgatgatgattatttatATTGCCATGGTAGATACTGACTCTAACTATTGGCGACTGAGAACGGTGTGAGTAAGATGAAGTTATGAAGCCCAATGTTAACAGCTATCCAGATAGAAGCTTGGATACCTACGGAACTATTTTGTATGGTATATCTTATTTCTTTGGTTCATAATTAAAGCAGTCTTAATCTCAATTTTGATATTTACAGGCTGTTCAACAGATGAATGAGTTAAATTCAAACTATCAAGAAGCAATCACAAAATGtctaaaaggcagaaaagaagaaatcaggaaTGCACTAGTAGAAAGAGTAAATGCAATCTcttctgcccagctgcaggatttTGACTGGCAGTTAAAGGTGAGACTATTTCTTCAGAGGTGTTTGAATATACCTAAGGAAGAAGTATTCCACAAGGAAGCAGTAGCTATTGATATGGTCTCTGTAGTGGGCCAGCTCATCATGGGGCATGGCTCAATTTGTATAGATACCAGAAACCCCCATTCATGGTAACAAGCCAAAGACTTGCCAGAAATctgtgtaagtaaataaatacaaatcttcccccccccccccctcatacTACAATATACAAAATTATTTCTCTCCTAAAAGGAGATTGAAAGTTACTCAGGAACACCTGACGATTTCATTTGATCTCATGATTTTGAGGCCTGAATAGGCAATATTTTTACTCTATGAAAAAAGAATGTGTTTACTTAAAATAAACAGTATTACACTAACTCACGATGAGATTCCCTGACTCTTCAAATGTTTAGATTCCTGCATTAAACCATTCTTTAATAATTAGTTGGAAATCATTTCTCTTTGAACTTATTTTACTAATAAGCATGCTGCCTACGGTTGGATGGTGTTCTGGGGTTACAAAGACATTGCTGCTTTAAATTGAGCTCTGAGAATCTTAGACTTAGAGTGTAAACTATGTAAGTAATGTTATTTTGTCTGTCCATGGAAGCTGTTAAATAGGAAATAGTTTTTTGTCTCAACAAGAATAATTTGTGTAGCAAACAGCTTTGGAAATCAAAGAGCAATGCCTAAATAGACAAGGTTTTGGAAGAGCCGATGCCATGGCATCGTATGGTGCTTCAGATCAGCTGTTACCAAGCCTTGATCTCTCTTGCTAACTGTGTTTACTGCTGACAGGAATATAAACCAGATTTTGAGAACTCTTGTTACTTGTGGTTTCTCTTAACTTTTTCCAGTGAAGAATTTTTGAGGTTTCTTTCTATTTCATGATACAAACTTATGGTAGACGTCTAAACTGttggctgcattttttttaaaccactcttcttttttgtttgagCTGGTTGTAGTATTGTTTTTCACTTACTCTAATTGAATCCTACCAAGGATGTTCTCTTTCCCTTGCTGTACTGTGTTCTGCTCTCTAAATAATTAAGAAAACTGGGTGCAGAAACTGACCTGCAGTATCATCACCTGGTACtctatttaatacattttaaaagtctaACTTGGAATAGACATAATagtaaacaaaaaacccacacaactgtTGTATAATCCGCTTCATTCCTATTTGTCAAATAGTATATCTGACAAATAGTATTTGATCAGTTGTAGAGTTGAAAACTGCACAGAaactgttctctttttctctacCTGCCCCTCCTGAAAGACCCTTCTCACTTGTTGATTACCAGAACTGTTTGAGTAAGGTGGCTTcaaaatttgctttgctttttaagagTCGTGCTTAAATGCTTCGTTCCTTATCatgtaaaacacaaaaatttAGAACCTCTGTTGACTTTAACAAATTCTTTTGACAGATGTGTTGCTCTGAAGAGAGTTgttggtattttgtttttaaaaaaaaaaaaaaaaccagctgcgGAGATAACTGTATGAAGTTAGTGCTTTCGTGCTGATGTTTCTTTGGATAGTACTCTTTCAGTGTAAAGTGCAGGTGTGATATTATGAAAGGCTAAAAACTTTATGGCTCCACCTTCACTCTTCTGTTTGTTTCATCAACTTACACAGCTTGCTCTCTCCAGTGATAAAATCTCCATGCTGCAAATGCCGCTTATCAATCTTGATTTGGATGTGAGAGAAAATGGTGAAATTAAACCAATCTCTGTAGAAATGGATAAGGAAGAATTACAGAACCTAATAAATGCATTGGAAGCTGCTAATAAGGTAAACTTCACTGCTATCATCCTTTCTTACTGAACTCTCATTTACTgactttattttaactgaaattgtTTGTTACCAATATCCTGCTGAAAATCTGAAGTAAATCATTCATTGGCAACAGATCCTTTGACTCTAGAGTTACAGAAAGTCTTATGTCAAAGCAGCCTATGTAAAGTAGTTTGTTTCTTTGAgagatttgagggtttttttagtaCAGTGTAGTTGAGAATTTTTATGAAGGTAGTTAGAGTCCTGATAAGTACAGTTCTCTGTTCAAAGCAGTATTAACGTGTCTTGCAAGAGtaagaggagaaggaaatgaaatgacAAAGTGCCAGATGAGAGTGGGATTTTGAAAGGTTGGAGAGAGAACTCTGCCATTCCCCCAACTTCACAAAACATCAGTGACTGGGAATGCATACCACAGAGTTGCTTGATTCAAATCAAATACTTTATAATTTCCATGGCACAGTAAATCAGGAAGAAAATTACAGAGTGTCAATAGGTCTATAACACAAGAAGAATGTTTCAAGTGTGACTCTGTTTGGGATTTCTCAAATTTCTTAATAGAAAAGACTgaggaggattaaaaaaaatgtcaGGGGAAGAAGTGTCATCTGACTTGCACCTTGGTGATAACTATGTGTCCTGGAAACCCTCCCTGTTCAGTAACATATCTGTATTCATTCTGGCtcgaggattaaaaaaaatgtcaGGGGAAGAAGTGTCATCTGACTTGCACCTTGGTGATAACTATGTGTCCTGGAAACCCTCCCTGTTCAGTAACATATCTGTATTCATTCTGGCTCTATAAAAGGGCAGcaagacttttgttttttaatctaaaaatgtaCTTCAAATTTTTGTCAAGTCAGTTATCTGTGAGACGATTCTCTCTCATCCTGTAAGATGGATGTGAAAGTGGTGCGCTGACATATGTTTGGAAGTTGGCAGCGTCTAGTTGCTTCTTACTATTTAGTGCATAGGGATTTTCTGTAGATGTTTTATGTTACGTTACAGAGCTATAGCTGCAATTTATAGAtcaacatttctaaaataa
Encoded here:
- the COMMD8 gene encoding COMM domain-containing protein 8 — its product is MLRLLERLPPGQALEFLHKIVDGICGRAYPRYQDYGTIWNLMEWMEVLEETMAYFKSTVGKNISDEEAVQQMNELNSNYQEAITKCLKGRKEEIRNALVERVNAISSAQLQDFDWQLKLALSSDKISMLQMPLINLDLDVRENGEIKPISVEMDKEELQNLINALEAANKVLLQLK